A DNA window from Onthophagus taurus isolate NC chromosome 1, IU_Otau_3.0, whole genome shotgun sequence contains the following coding sequences:
- the LOC111420506 gene encoding active regulator of SIRT1-like has translation MSAALVRKSLALVDETFAENQKHNLKKQKKVFDFVPENKRIIKKVRTPRTNKTKKIDVLQSTKKLTIVEARKKIKSKGEILKSNLEKIAKIRNISTVNLDKEIIENIFTRGRTRRPVPPQSKPKKDEKTAFTEEDFKKFEEEYFGE, from the exons ATGTCTGCTGCATTAGTACGTAAAAGTCTTGCATTAGTCGACGAAACATTCGCAGAAAATCAAA aacatAACCTAAAGAAGCAGAAGAAGGTTTTCGATTTTGTGCCCGAAAATAAaaggattattaaaaaagttcgtACTCCTAGAACGAATAAAA CTAAAAAGATAGATGTTTTACAATCAACCAAGAAATTGACAATAGTTGAAGCacgaaagaaaataaaaagcaaaggagagatattaaaatctaatttggAAAAGATAGCGAAAATTCGGAATATATCTACTGTGAATTTAGACAAGGAAATTAtcgaaaat aTATTTACTCGAGGTAGAACAAGACGTCCAGTTCCACCACAATCTAAGCCAAAGAAAGACGAAAAGACCGCATTTACTGAGGAGGATTTCAAGAAATTCGAAGAAGAATACTTTGGCGAATAA